Part of the Fusarium musae strain F31 chromosome 3, whole genome shotgun sequence genome, CGATGAAGAGCTAATTCTTGAACAACTGGCGAGAAACAGAGTCTTCTTGACAGATGAAGGCCTCGATAAGCTACGGAACTCGTTCGTCATTGTGGTTGGTTGTGGAGGAGTTGGTTCTCACTGCACAGCAGCCCTTGCTCGCTCTGGTGTTTCGAAAATCAGGCTGATAGATTTCGATCAAGTGActttgagctccttgaacAGACATGCGGTCGCTACCCTGGCTGATGTTGGTATTCCCAAGGTTCAATGCTTGGAACGACGCTTGATTGCCATTGCACCATGGGTTAAATTCGATCTGCGCCAGGAGCAGTTTAATGAGGGTGTTGCAGAGCGCTTGCTTCGACCCTGGAGCGAAGATGGACGTGCCCCTGACTTTGTTATTGATgccatcgacaacatcgagaCCAAGGTCTCACTTCTCGAATATTGCTACAAGAACAACCTGACAGTCATCAGTGCCATGGGTGCAGGATGCAAAAGCGACCCTACAAGAATCATCGTGGGAGATATTGGGGCCAGCAAGGATGACGGGCTCTCAAGGGCGACACGaaggaagctgaagctgaaaggTATCACAAGCGGCATCCCCGTTGTCTACTCTACGGAGACATCGGGCGCTGGTAAAGCTGAGCTTCTCCCGTTACCTGAAGAGGAATTCCAGAAAGGCTCTGTTGGCGATCTCGCTGCCATGCCCAACTTTCGCGTTCGAATTCTTCCCGTTCTCGGTACAATGCCAGCTATCTTTGGTCTCACAGTGGCAAACCATGTCATTCTGAGCATTACAGGCTACCCCCTAGACTATGTACCTGCCAAGGGCCGCGAAAAGATGTACGAGGGCATGCTGGCAACATTGCAGAGCTATGAGGAGAAGTTGGCACGATTAGGCAATGAGGGCGATCAAATAGGCCTCAAGGTCCCCATCACTGTCGGTGACGTTGCTTTCCTATCTGAGGAGCTCTATCAGGGCCGAAGTGCCATTACTGGTATTCCCACGAAGCTGGTCCTGATCCGATGGCAGAAGCCCAGCGGCTCCAGTATCACGACCCTGGGTGAGGGCAAGAGCATCCAGAAGTGTTCTACAGTGAAGCTTCACGATCTCGTGTTAATGACCAAGGATGAAGCCACAAGACACGAGAAGGAGATCTTCAAGAGTGGGAAATCTCTTGAAGATGTATACGATGCCGAGACAATTGCGCgggttgagaagaagagagagacgGCTGAGAAGTACGAGGCGTTTCGTTCATGAAAAGGGGGGCTGGCTGTTAGGTGTATATCTGGTAGACCTGGATAGAAGACGACTAGAGGTGTACGATCACATTGAATGATTCCTGCTGGGCGGCCAGGGGATTCAGTACTGTATGTTTTACGAATTGTAGACGAAGAATTCACGACTTCCTTTGCCCTGAGCTCCCCGACAAACTTCTCATGCACAATATCCAACAATATGCTGAACACCCAAGATACAAACCCTTCTCGAGTAAAATGACTGATGGGTGTGTACGATAAGTCCCTTTGTTCGTGTATGAACAGAACCCAAGTCTACGGTGCGTACATTTATTTACcaatttcttcttcatcaggcTCAATATCGACGAGCCAGGCACTCATTCAACCTGGGTGGTCAGGCATACACGAAGGCTCAAGTCGAAATGGTAGAATACTGTCTCTCGCACTCAAAGGGCTTCCATCTAAACTCGAAGACGGCTACTGTCACTGCCGGTCCAAGATTGCTGTGATGGACAACGTGTGGTCGATCACATTGTGTCATTGCCCTGCCTTGGGAGGATCAACAAGATAAGCCAGAGCACATCcatccttgatgatgatccAATTACCTGACACCAAGTCAAACATATTGCGTGTCTCAAAGAGCCTTTGACGTCGACATGGCTAGTATCGGGCATCCAAGTCTTGGACGTGTCATACCTGCGTGATGCTATCTCAACAGTGTTTTTCTGGCTGAATGCATATTTAGCAGTCCTTCGAGCATCATTGATCATTCGGGCTGATCTTGTAATTTCGGCGTATGAGTGGCATCGGGCCTCATGTTCCTAGCCATGTCAGCCTTGGCTAGCTTCACTGCACATGTTGCAGGATCATGACCATGGCGTAGGATTCAATGGCGCGGTAGTAGTTTCATGCGAACGAACGAACGCAGCGCAGCGCAACGCAACATCGATGTGTAACTCAAACGTCGCACATTGATATAGTCGGCTCAGGCTCACGTGCCATTATCACACAGTCGCTTAGTAGCAATTGGCATTGTGCGCTGTGACTCTGACGTTTTGCAGCCATTGGACCTCAGGCCGAAGTTTgccttaaagttaatacgcATGCCAACGCCCGCTCATATGCCAACCTCATCACCCTCGCAGCATTTACACTTTCACATTGATTGATGACTGCAGGCCCAACGTTGACGTGGATCCAAAATGCAAACTGAACACGACCAACACTTCATCGTTGGCCCAACTCAAGGTACCAACAGCAATGGGTCTCCTCACTGTGCTGTTTACTCATTCCTCAAAGTcatttttttaagtctccATCCATGATAGGCGTAAAGGCCCCCCACGATGTATTTGCCTTGAAGGCTTACCAACCTGGTTCGATTCCCGGCAGGCAAAAATGTAGGCAGGCTCTCTGCATAATTGTCTCAAGATACAACAATTTTCAAGCGTTGGGCTGCTTTAGGGTCTGCTATGCAGGGATCGAGAAAGCTCTAGAGTCTCAGAAGTTGTAATATTGAGGTTGTTTGTCGCAGACCGCTCAGTTAGCCATTTATGAGCGTGTAAGCGGCTTCATGTGGACCAATGGTAACAACATGGTGAGCAAACTAATGTCTGTTGCCGTTGAAGCGGTTCCATATTATCCAATTGTCTCGTGACTGAGGGATTCTTTACACAGGGCGGTGGAACTGCAGCTATCAAAAGCAAATACCACGTAAACTCAACCACTCGCCTAGTGTTAGGCGAAAGAGAAATGTGAATGCTcacaaagaaaacaagatATATCGCATATTTGTCGACGTCGATTAAACGCCCGTTTCAGATGCAGGCTCAGAAAGCAGCCCAAGTAGTCGCCTTACAGAGATGGTGTTTGAAAGTGCTATTAGAAGTGATTAATAGAAGGCAAGGAACCGACGGGACGGGAACTGAAGGCCATGTCGGTGTAAGAAAAGTGCACGAAAAGGTATCTAAATCGGGAAGTGAATAGAGACACACAAAGACAAACATATATTGGGTTGCGAGATGAAAACGTAGGATCTCACGAGTTTACCCTCACGGGGCGAGACTGGGGAAGCAGTGCACAAAGAAACGTTACACACTTCCCGTATCTCGGGAGCAATCAAGTGAATCAGGCATATCctggaggagagaagagagaagcgGGAATCGTGGCGCCTTATGAGGGAGCGTGAATCATAATGATAGCCATCCGCTGGTAGTACAATGGATGGGACTGTGCAGGGTGAAGCTCAATGGATGTCGCCGAGAGGCTGAGGATATATGGGACTGCGGCGTGCAGTTGTGATACAAGCTATCACTTGCAGTTGAGGCCCCATATGCAGTTCCCCAGTGCTTTCGGATCCTTTAAGCGCTGGTGTTTACATGGTCATTTGTGTAATTGTGTAACCTCGGGAAGAAGCACAGAGTATCTCAACCAAAGCTATCGTCACAAGATAGCGGGCAGCATTGGTGGTCACATAAACATGTCGTGCAAGACTGAATTTTTTTCTCAAGTATATTATGTGTGTAACTCTGGAGTTTAGTCCAATGCCAATAATTGGCACTCTCATATGTCGCAGCCAAGTCCtagatgatggtgttggagTTCTTAGTCGTCACTAGATCCTGACTAGCAGCATGACATAAAGCATCCGATCAAAGGCTTGATCATGCCTGCACTTCGTTTTCAGCTCCTTAAAAAGCCATGTTGCCTCGTTCGGTTTCACCGATGTGATGGGTGCGCAAATACGCTCTGTAAGCTTATAATGTCAGCTGCAAATACTCTTTGTGCAGTGCCGCCTGGCACATGTCGTATCTCAAAGCCATCAACTTGAACCTTTGGCGTATAAATAAATCGTGCACTATGTCATCAGGTTCTGTCATCTACGTACTACGTACTTGGTGTGTGTGCTACGATGGACACGAACTCTTCACTTGAGCCTCAACCATATTGGATCGCGAACCGGCCCGTATCAAGGCACCGAGGCGTCTGTCTCAGGACCTGCGTCTAGCACACCAATGACGATCCTTCTGAAACCAGATGCTCATTAATACCAAACAGCGCCTCTGACTTCCTGTTGCAAAGAAGGCAGCTGGAACTTTAGAGCACCATGAAATTAACCTGAACACACGACAACCAACGAATGCATATTTGCCGCCCTTATTCGTGTAGCTGaaaatctcatcaccaacatctgACCTCATGTTCCTCATTGTGACGGAAATGGCTGTAATATATAGCGAATTGGGGCTCTGCTGCCTACATTCTACATTCCACAAGGTTGCCTTATCAAGCTACCCAAGTTTAGGTCTTACTTATTCATTGGGGATTATTGAAGGCGCGGGCGCGTAGACCATATGGGGGACCGATTGGGTGCCTCGTATGCGGGGATGACTCCAACAGCCTTGAGATTACTGTGCCAACTGCAGAATCTTATCGATAGTCATTGGGCCATCGGGAGTGCATGGGGTAATAAGGTACCTTTCTAgaatctacggagtacttgtAGGACTTTTCATCTGGAAGCTTGTGCGTTTCGCGCCAAAGCCACGTTATCTGGGATGTGAATCCTTCGACAGCCAGGGGCAGTCTCCGGAACGTGGGGAGATAGATACAACCGCCTAACTTAGGTAGATGAATGACAAACGGAGGAGGACCCGACGCCCCGATCGGTATATCTCAATTCAACGACCATATCGTTCAGGTAATCAGCCATGTCAACCATACCCTGTACCTACTTGCTGGGTTGATAATCATGAtttgtgatgatgagttgtTTTGATGGCAAATCGTTGACGATGCCAGTTGTCCAAAGTGGCGTTCTGTCAAAATTATACTACGGCCCGGCCCAATGCATATATTCCACGCATTCGCGTCAAATCGCCATCACACAACTACCA contains:
- a CDS encoding hypothetical protein (EggNog:ENOG41~BUSCO:EOG09261HB6); this translates as MSSFLSSDTFSNPRFQLFAAAVFSAATTASLLLGYQALEREERVHALKSSIPADDPNIQPLNNFGGSSAPPVDKEDARNQALARRAQAGDFDEELILEQLARNRVFLTDEGLDKLRNSFVIVVGCGGVGSHCTAALARSGVSKIRLIDFDQVTLSSLNRHAVATLADVGIPKVQCLERRLIAIAPWVKFDLRQEQFNEGVAERLLRPWSEDGRAPDFVIDAIDNIETKVSLLEYCYKNNLTVISAMGAGCKSDPTRIIVGDIGASKDDGLSRATRRKLKLKGITSGIPVVYSTETSGAGKAELLPLPEEEFQKGSVGDLAAMPNFRVRILPVLGTMPAIFGLTVANHVILSITGYPLDYVPAKGREKMYEGMLATLQSYEEKLARLGNEGDQIGLKVPITVGDVAFLSEELYQGRSAITGIPTKLVLIRWQKPSGSSITTLGEGKSIQKCSTVKLHDLVLMTKDEATRHEKEIFKSGKSLEDVYDAETIARVEKKRETAEKYEAFRS